TAAAATGCTCACTCATTATAATGAGTATCAGATTGTCGAGAAACCCCATGCTTTATTCATAGCTTGGGGTTTCTCTGCTTTTCATCTTATAAGGTCTCTGATGTAGAGATAAATACAGAAAGCGAATCACCTCGTAGCTAGCTGAGAGAGGTGGTTCGCTTTCTTTTTGGTGTCCTGAACTGTAGCAATCATAAATTTATCTGCTCGAAGTACTATTTCATTATACTTAAAATATCTGAATGATCAGACTTATTAACATAGAAAGATTTAAATAATGAGAGAAGTTGTGTCAATCCACACAAAAAGCTGTGAGGTCAGAAACGGACTCACAGCTTTGAAGTGATGATGTAGTATTGAAACTCTACTGAGCCTCACCGACAACAGTAAAACGCTCATTAATATGCTCTGGATTCTCAATGTTATCGACAATGGCAATGGCATAATCTGCATAACTAATATAGCTATTTCCTTGTGAATTTAAAATCACATGGTCTTTCCCTTTTTCATAGGAGCCAGTGCGTTTACCATTAGGGTCGAAAAAGCCAGCAGGGCTTACAAATGTCCATGTAAGACCTGTTTCATTCAATAGCTCATTAAAGGCAATTCGCATATTGGAAGCGGTGGCCATTGCTATCTCTGGGAAATCTGGTGTATCAATAAGTTGTGTTTGCATGTCTTCATCTACATACAGTGTTCCCGCTCCGCCAACAATGATTAAACGAGTGTCAGGAGCTCCTTTAAAAGCGTTATTTAATACTCTTCCTGCTTCAATATGTTGTTCTTCCTTGCCATGTGGAGGGTTGAACGCATTAACGACAACATCGAAGTTTTTAATGTCCTCGGTTGTGATATCAAAAATATCTTTCTCAACAACATTTACATCAGGTTCTGTCACTTTTGATGGATTTCTTACAAGTGCTGTAACAGTGTGTCCTCTATCTAACGCTTCTTTCATAATGAGACTGCCAGACTTCCCACTAGCACCAATAATTGCAATTTTCATGTACATAGTACCTCCTTGAGTTTTTTGAAAGTAGCATAAAAGTGTGGTTTGACATCATGTTACACATGGAATTTATAGAATTAGGATGTCTACCAAACTCATATACGTTTTGTAACTTTTATAGTTACAGTTTAGTTTGAAAAATAACCTCACTAAAAAGGAGGTCTAGTAACTATTGTAGTTACAAGTTGTGATTCTGTCAATTGCTTTGACTTATGTGTTAGCTAATTCTTTAACTACATCAGCTAATGTCTGATTAGCTAATTCTTGTTCCATTGCTTGCTGAACGCGCTCAAACGTTTTATCGAGAGTTGCTTGAATGCGGCTTCCTACCTCACAATTAGGGTTTGGTTTGTTATGAATAGCAAAGAGCTCATCCTGTGTTTGCACCGCTTTGTAGACCTCTAATAATGTGATATTCTCTGGTAATTTCCTTAATTGGGCACCAGGTTGACCAGGTCTAGATGTCATTATGCCAGCTTTTTTTAGCGAGCTGCTGAGTCGTCTCACAACGACAGGGTTAGTATTGACACTACCTGCAATAAAATCAGAAGACATTGGTTTCTCCTGTTGTGTTGCAACAAGAGCTAATATATGAATCGCGACTGACAAGCGAGTATTTATCATGTTATCACCACCATGTCATCATCTTAGTGACGGTTTCCGATTTTGTCAATCCACATGGCTATGAGAATGTAAATTAGGAGGTTTAGTTTTGACGGAGAAATAGAGGTGCCATTTCCCTTTAAGTTGATTAAAGAAACATTGTTTGTTTTCATAAGGGCTTCTGCGGTAATGTACAGAGCTAAGTGTTCACCATCTATTTTTCATAGCTTCAAGGTAGAAAATACCGTTTGGCGCCAATATACCTCGGCTTCCAGTAAGGATTGTCCATACTCGTTATAATCACGCCTTTTGAAGAACTGTTGTGAATAAATTTATTATTGCCAATGTAGATTCCTGCATGCGAGGGACCAGGCTGATACGTTTCAAAAAAGACAACATCACCCGGCTCTGGCACAGAGACTGATTCACCTTCATTCCAATATTCACGATGTGTCCGAGAGATAGTTATCCCGTTTTGCTTAAAAACATAGTGAATAAAACCACTACTGTCAAAGCCCTCAGGTGTTGTACCGCCCCAAACGTAAGGAGAACCAAGTAACCCTTTAGCATCGCTAATTAAACTGTCCGGATTAACAGTTCTGGTGGTGTGTTTCGTATCATTTTTCTCTAAACTTTTCATTTCTATTAAACCTGTATTCAGTGTTGTGTATATTTTTGGGTTCTCCATGTATAGGCATTTGTTTTCGTGGGTGTCATAATCGTTGATTGTAAGTTGACTGATGTTCTGGCTCACTAAGATGATAAAAATTAAAGTCGCCTTCATCATATTTGTCTATACACTCCTTTTTGTCCCCCACTTGTTTGAATGAAGAAGTAGTTCGCTAATCTTCATATTTTCTTCAAAAAACAGCACTATAGTAAATGATGTCCGTCATCATTATCATTATTGGCTATTTATATTTTAAGTATGTGGACCAATTTCTAATACATCATGTACTTGTAAAAGCAACTTATTCATTGGTTTACCACTCCAGAAGGGCATTTCTGTGCAGGCTCACCTTCAGCTAAATGAGGTTGGGTCATAACTGGCTATCATTCATTCTTAAAGTATTAAATGGTTTTTAAGGTGGTGAGGTGATGGGGCAAGGGTGTTCCTATATGAGTTTGTAGCGTACTGTAGTCGTTTAAGAAAAAGTTGACGGCTGATACTGAACTATGAAAACAAACGTGTACAAAAAATTGAAAAGAAGCGCGATGTTTTCGGGTAATTAGTTGCAAGGCAAAGCTAAAGTGACCACTGAGGAATATGTTGTTTTCTCTCTAGTCTTTAAAAAATTCACTATTTGAAGGATTGTTTTATCAGTTGTTATTTATGAAGTGAATAATGGCTTATTCTACTGTTAATAAAAGGTACAAATTAAATGAAGGAGGAATGACAATGGGTAAAAAAAGAAGGTTAACCTTTGTTACTTTAACATTACTACTTATCATGTCGGCATGTGCAAACCCTAACGAGGAGGTAAGTCCTGACGAAAAAAACGAAAATGAAACTCATGATATGGAACAGAATAATAAGCAACAAAATGAGATGGATGTAAATGATCATGGCCATCATGAGGATCAGCATCATGAGTTTGCTTCACCTCCTGATAAAATGAATCCTTTGGCTGATGAAAGTGTGCACCATGCACAAACCAAAAATGTGACGAGACTTGATACAGAATCTGAACTAACTATGTCCCTCTATGTGTCACAGCTTATTTGGCCAGCTACTCATGATGAAAATCGCCCTAATACAGTGATTCTCGCACCACTTGATGATTGGCAAAAAGCGCTTGTAAGCACAACATTAATTCATCATCCTAATGATGGGCCAATTTTATTTATGGAAGATGGTCAAATTGAAGAAGGGGTAGCTCAAGAAATTGAAAGACTTCAGCCTAAAGGAAATAATGAAGGGGTTGAATTGATGGTGATAGGGGACATGTCTGAAGAGACACGCTCTCAGCTGGAGACTTACCGCATTGAAGAGCTTAATGCGGACAATAATGCCGCTTTTGCTGCAAAGGTTGATCAGTATTTTTCAGACATTATTCAAGAGACACCGAATGCTGTTTTGATCGGTTCCTCTGAGGAAGACGCTCAGCACTATACAGTGATTGCCGGTAATTGGATTGCCCATATGAATGAGTCTTTACTATATGTAGACGCAAATGGCTTACCCGATGAAACACGAGAAGCACTTGAAAAACGAGGTGGCGAAGCGGCTATGTACGTACTAGGAGATGAAGAGGCCATCAGTGACGAAACATTGACTGAATTGGCTGAATTTGGGGAAGTAGAGCGTATAGCAGGTAACACTCCTGAACAAATGGCTATTGAATTTGCAAAATATCGTGATGAAGATACACATGTGGGGTGGGGGCAAACAACCCCAGGTCATGGCTTTAGTTTTGTGTCAGCTGACAAGCCGGAGATGGCCATTGCAGGGGCTTCCTTAGGCCATTTAGGGAAACATGCGCCACTTATTTGGCTAGAAAATAATAAGATAAGTGATGACCTTTTTGACTATTTAGCTGAAGTAAGGCCCACATTTGAAGATAACCCTATGGCTGGTCCTTATAATCATTCGTATTTATTAGCTGACCAGACGATGGTGCCTTTTCAAGTCCAAGGAATTTTAGACGAAAAGCTTGAAATTTCCGGAGCACACGGGGATCATTAAAATAAGGTATGAAGGCTCAATCTACAAGAGAGAGCCTTTTTATTAAGCGTGAAACATCAAAAGGAACTTGTTTGACAGAAAATAAAAGGAGGACATATGAATGACAGGAAAAAATATTTTAATCGTTGATGATGAAGGTGAAATGCGTCTATTAATAAAGCTTTGTCTAAGTAAAGAAAATTATACGACACTAGAAGCTACTAATGGCTTGGAAGCGTTAAACATTATTAGAGAGAACGATATCCACCTTGTATTATTAGATATTATGATGCCGCAAATTGATGGATTTGAATTGTTAAAAGCGATGAGAGAAGAACTTGATAAGCGTACACCTGTCATTCTTATATCAGCATTAGGGGACACTGACAGGGTGGTTAAAGGCTTACAATTAGGTGCCGATGACTACATTGTGAAACCATTTGAGCCAAAGGAATTGGTAGCTAGAATCACGTCTGTCATTAGAAGGTCCTTTATTCAAAGAGACACTGATTATTCGTTTGAAATAGCAGGGATACATTTTTTTCCTAATAAATATGAGATCACATATAATGATAAATCAATGGTAATGACAAAAAAAGAGTTCTCGATTTTACAACGTCTCGCTTCTAATCCAGGTCGAGTTTATAGTCGAGAACAGATTTTAGACCTTGAATGGGACATGGGCTACGATGGGGATTTACGAACAGTAGATGCTCATATTAAAAATATCCGGGAAAAGTTGAAAAGTGAAGGATATAATAAAGAAATTATTGAGACGGTATGGGGAGTCGGTTATAAGGTGATAGAAGATGATAAACACATTGATTAGGGCGGTGAAACAAAGCCTTGCGAAGAAAATCACGACATGGGTGATGGCTGTATTGATGGTGCTCGTTCTTTTAATAGTGGGTGGTGCTCATTGGATAACGACAAATTTCTATCAAGAGCATCTTGAGAATGAAGTGGAGGAGCGGTTACGTGCTCATGCAGAAATTCTTTTAGCAGAACAGCGGGGAGAGGATATTTATCACTACTTGAATCAATTAGAATCTGGTAAAAATAGTTATTTGATTATGACAGATAGTGAAGGACAGCTGGTTTTTGCTACAGATAATGTGTTAACTGCATTTATAGAAGATTATTTAGAGTTTATCGAGACAGCTAAAGGGAGGCTTGAGACTGAGGACGAAGACGTGGTGATAGACGAGGTAAAGATGCAAATGGCATTCCATATTCCTCATGTGTGGGGGGCGGCTGTCATTCGCAATGATGAAGGGGAAGCCACGGGGTATGTGTTTATTGATCAAGATACCGAAGAGTTAAACAGTGCTCGATTAAAGCTCCTACTTCTTTTGGTCGTGATGGGAGCGATAACGTTGGGGGTTGGTTACGTCCTAGTTTCATATTTAACCCGCAAAATATCAAATCCTCTAAATGAAATGAGTCAACGTACTGAAGATATTGCTAAAGGAGATTTTGATATTGAGCTGCATGTGACTGGTAAAGATGAAGTAGGTAGGCTTGGTGAAAATATTCGACAAATGACAATCCAATTAAAAGAGTTTAGAGATTCAAGAAGGCAATTTATTTCTCATATTTCCCATGATTTAAGAACGCCAATTACGTATATTAAAGGCTATTCAGCATTAATGAAAGATGCTACTCAGGTAGAACAGGAAGACTGGCGGCGACACCTCAGTGTCATCTATGAAGAAGCCAAGCGGATGGAAAATCTGGTCAGTGACCTCTTCTTGTTAACTAAATTAGAAGAAGGGAAAATTCAATTAGAAGTGGCGCCACTATATGTTAGAAGCTGGCTGGAAGCTCTGATTGAAAGTCGAGCAATCATGTTCGATCAAAAAGAAATTACAGCGTCCTTAGCTATCGACCCTAATCTGGAAAACACTACTGTGATGCTAGACTCGTTTAGAGTGGCTCAAGCATTAATAAATTTATTAGAGAATGCGATTCGTTTTACGCCTGTGGGCGGGAAGATCTGCTTAGCGTGTTATCTAGAAGAAGATAACGTTGTTTTTAAAGTCACTGATACAGGTGAAGGTATGGATAAAAAGACAACAACCTACATTTGGCAAAGGTTTTATAAAGGTGATCCATCACGAAGCCGTAGCAATGGAGGGACTGGTTTAGGTTTGGCCATCGTTAAGCAAATTGCTGAGGCGCATGATGGTTCTGTAGATGTGACAAGTGAACCGGGGAAAGGCTCAAGTTTTTATATGTACATAAGAGCGAAGTGACGCTCTTAGTAGGTGACCAAATAAGCGAGCTCAATAAAAAACATTCATGGAACTGAAACGAAGATCAACTGGCTGTCTTGAGAGAAAATCAACAAACTGATTAGTATTAAAATGAAGACACCCAACGAGAAAACAGCATTATCACTAGGACAGGTACTAATCATTTTTCAGTCATGAGTTAGCTGGTTGGGTCCTCCTTTAATGACGTGTGATTTTTTCGTTTAATGGACGGCATTTTCGGATAATAAAACAAGTACATAGGACAGGAAGGAGATAAATGTTGGCTCAAACTAATTATGTGAGGTTAATGACAGACAACATTAAACGGTTATATTAAACTTTATCTTCCCTGTTTTGATGCCTGTTTAAAAGAAAGCGAAATGAACATGTGGTTGAGTGTGTATACGTTCTTGATCGGCCATGTGTTGAAGTGTGTTCGCACCCCAAACAAATATTAGAATGATGAAGACCATATACTCATGAGATCATTCTGATTTATGATTTCAATACAAGAAGTACGTTCATAGTCATTATTAAAGCGAGCTAATATTCTGATTCACTCAACGACAAATCAGTGGGAAAAGAACGAAAACGCCATTGATTGAAGGTAGGTTTTATGTGTAAGAAGAGTGCCGTAAAGTAATGGTGTAGCAT
The genomic region above belongs to Bacillus sp. A301a_S52 and contains:
- a CDS encoding response regulator transcription factor, producing MTGKNILIVDDEGEMRLLIKLCLSKENYTTLEATNGLEALNIIRENDIHLVLLDIMMPQIDGFELLKAMREELDKRTPVILISALGDTDRVVKGLQLGADDYIVKPFEPKELVARITSVIRRSFIQRDTDYSFEIAGIHFFPNKYEITYNDKSMVMTKKEFSILQRLASNPGRVYSREQILDLEWDMGYDGDLRTVDAHIKNIREKLKSEGYNKEIIETVWGVGYKVIEDDKHID
- a CDS encoding NAD(P)-dependent oxidoreductase, encoding MKIAIIGASGKSGSLIMKEALDRGHTVTALVRNPSKVTEPDVNVVEKDIFDITTEDIKNFDVVVNAFNPPHGKEEQHIEAGRVLNNAFKGAPDTRLIIVGGAGTLYVDEDMQTQLIDTPDFPEIAMATASNMRIAFNELLNETGLTWTFVSPAGFFDPNGKRTGSYEKGKDHVILNSQGNSYISYADYAIAIVDNIENPEHINERFTVVGEAQ
- a CDS encoding C40 family peptidase, translating into MMKATLIFIILVSQNISQLTINDYDTHENKCLYMENPKIYTTLNTGLIEMKSLEKNDTKHTTRTVNPDSLISDAKGLLGSPYVWGGTTPEGFDSSGFIHYVFKQNGITISRTHREYWNEGESVSVPEPGDVVFFETYQPGPSHAGIYIGNNKFIHNSSSKGVIITSMDNPYWKPRYIGAKRYFLP
- a CDS encoding HAMP domain-containing protein — protein: MINTLIRAVKQSLAKKITTWVMAVLMVLVLLIVGGAHWITTNFYQEHLENEVEERLRAHAEILLAEQRGEDIYHYLNQLESGKNSYLIMTDSEGQLVFATDNVLTAFIEDYLEFIETAKGRLETEDEDVVIDEVKMQMAFHIPHVWGAAVIRNDEGEATGYVFIDQDTEELNSARLKLLLLLVVMGAITLGVGYVLVSYLTRKISNPLNEMSQRTEDIAKGDFDIELHVTGKDEVGRLGENIRQMTIQLKEFRDSRRQFISHISHDLRTPITYIKGYSALMKDATQVEQEDWRRHLSVIYEEAKRMENLVSDLFLLTKLEEGKIQLEVAPLYVRSWLEALIESRAIMFDQKEITASLAIDPNLENTTVMLDSFRVAQALINLLENAIRFTPVGGKICLACYLEEDNVVFKVTDTGEGMDKKTTTYIWQRFYKGDPSRSRSNGGTGLGLAIVKQIAEAHDGSVDVTSEPGKGSSFYMYIRAK
- a CDS encoding cell wall-binding repeat-containing protein; this translates as MGKKRRLTFVTLTLLLIMSACANPNEEVSPDEKNENETHDMEQNNKQQNEMDVNDHGHHEDQHHEFASPPDKMNPLADESVHHAQTKNVTRLDTESELTMSLYVSQLIWPATHDENRPNTVILAPLDDWQKALVSTTLIHHPNDGPILFMEDGQIEEGVAQEIERLQPKGNNEGVELMVIGDMSEETRSQLETYRIEELNADNNAAFAAKVDQYFSDIIQETPNAVLIGSSEEDAQHYTVIAGNWIAHMNESLLYVDANGLPDETREALEKRGGEAAMYVLGDEEAISDETLTELAEFGEVERIAGNTPEQMAIEFAKYRDEDTHVGWGQTTPGHGFSFVSADKPEMAIAGASLGHLGKHAPLIWLENNKISDDLFDYLAEVRPTFEDNPMAGPYNHSYLLADQTMVPFQVQGILDEKLEISGAHGDH
- a CDS encoding Rrf2 family transcriptional regulator, producing the protein MINTRLSVAIHILALVATQQEKPMSSDFIAGSVNTNPVVVRRLSSSLKKAGIMTSRPGQPGAQLRKLPENITLLEVYKAVQTQDELFAIHNKPNPNCEVGSRIQATLDKTFERVQQAMEQELANQTLADVVKELANT